A region of Lichenibacterium dinghuense DNA encodes the following proteins:
- the eno gene encoding phosphopyruvate hydratase, translating to MGAKIADIDAIEILDSRGNPTLKVDVTLDNGVVGTASVPSGASTGSREAVELRDEDGGRYGGRGVLKAISRIRERIAPRLHGHDPRRQATLDHMLCKLDGTPDKSSLGANAMLGTSMAIARAAARDLDLPLYAYLGGIAARRLPMPMMNVINGGAHADNGLDVQEFMIVPVGATSFSEAMRFGVGTYRSLKASLLARGLATGVGDEGGFAPNLGDTEEALGLLVEAIEGAGFVPGRDVAIALDPAASAFRDGAGYRMKGEGGGHLTSDDLVQLYGRLIDAYPIVSIEDGFAEDDWDGFRAQTEVHGARIQTVGDDVYVTNTSLIARGVRERTTNAVLIKPNQIGTVSETVAAVALAREAGWRFVISHRSGETDDAFIADFAVAMGGGQIKAGAPCRGERMAKYNRLLEIENQLGEPLFSNPFQR from the coding sequence ATGGGCGCGAAGATCGCAGACATCGACGCCATCGAGATCCTGGACTCGAGGGGCAATCCCACGCTCAAGGTGGACGTCACCTTGGACAACGGCGTCGTCGGGACGGCATCCGTGCCGTCGGGCGCTTCGACGGGTTCGCGGGAGGCGGTGGAGCTCCGGGATGAGGATGGGGGCCGCTATGGGGGACGCGGCGTCTTGAAGGCGATCTCCCGGATCCGGGAGAGGATCGCCCCGAGGCTCCACGGACACGATCCCCGTCGACAGGCGACGCTCGATCACATGTTGTGCAAGCTCGACGGGACGCCCGACAAGTCGTCGCTCGGGGCCAACGCCATGCTGGGGACGTCCATGGCCATCGCGCGGGCTGCGGCCCGCGACCTGGACCTCCCGCTGTACGCGTACCTCGGCGGGATCGCGGCCCGCCGCCTCCCGATGCCGATGATGAACGTGATCAACGGTGGCGCGCATGCGGACAACGGCCTCGACGTGCAGGAATTCATGATCGTGCCGGTGGGAGCCACCAGTTTCTCCGAAGCGATGCGCTTCGGTGTGGGGACGTACAGGAGCTTGAAGGCCTCGCTGCTGGCGCGCGGTTTGGCGACGGGCGTGGGGGATGAGGGCGGTTTCGCTCCGAACCTCGGCGATACGGAGGAGGCCCTCGGGCTGTTGGTCGAGGCGATCGAGGGGGCCGGCTTCGTTCCAGGGCGCGACGTGGCGATCGCGCTCGACCCCGCCGCCTCGGCATTCCGCGACGGTGCGGGGTACAGGATGAAGGGCGAGGGGGGCGGACACCTCACGAGCGACGACCTGGTCCAACTCTACGGCCGCTTGATCGACGCCTACCCCATCGTCTCGATCGAGGACGGGTTCGCGGAGGACGACTGGGACGGCTTCCGTGCCCAGACCGAGGTTCACGGCGCGCGAATCCAGACCGTCGGGGACGACGTCTACGTGACGAACACCTCGCTCATCGCCAGGGGCGTGCGGGAGCGCACCACCAACGCGGTGCTGATCAAGCCGAACCAGATCGGCACGGTGTCGGAGACGGTCGCCGCCGTCGCGCTCGCCCGGGAGGCGGGCTGGCGCTTCGTCATCTCACATCGCTCGGGCGAGACCGACGACGCGTTCATCGCCGATTTCGCCGTCGCCATGGGTGGGGGACAGATCAAGGCCGGGGCGCCGTGCCGTGGCGAACGCATGGCCAAGTACAACAGGTTGCTCGAGATCGAGAACCAACTCGGGGAACCCCTCTTCTCCAATCCCTTCCAGCGATGA
- a CDS encoding metallophosphoesterase family protein → MTVWLTSDTHFGDEGILAKAGRPFESVSRMDDALIQSWNAIVRPQDVVWHLGDFAHAPKGATKRYFRKLNGRKHLVVGNHDGDEARSCGWFSVHELTSLRICGVRLVLCHYPLLSWQGSKRNQDGDVHSIACHGHVHGTPADPRVPHLDPYRIDVGVDMRSMAPANVEELVADVRGAMTRVQE, encoded by the coding sequence GTGACGGTCTGGCTGACGAGCGACACGCACTTCGGGGATGAAGGCATTCTCGCGAAAGCCGGGCGCCCGTTCGAGAGCGTGAGTCGTATGGATGACGCGCTGATCCAGTCGTGGAACGCGATCGTCCGGCCTCAGGACGTCGTCTGGCACCTCGGGGACTTCGCCCATGCCCCGAAGGGCGCGACCAAGCGTTACTTCCGCAAGCTCAATGGCCGCAAACATCTGGTGGTCGGCAATCATGATGGTGACGAAGCCCGATCTTGCGGCTGGTTCTCAGTGCATGAACTCACCTCGCTGCGGATCTGCGGCGTGCGCCTCGTCCTGTGCCATTATCCCCTGCTCTCCTGGCAGGGGAGCAAGCGCAACCAGGACGGCGACGTGCACAGCATCGCGTGCCACGGTCACGTGCATGGGACGCCCGCCGACCCGCGCGTGCCCCATCTCGACCCGTACCGTATCGACGTCGGCGTCGACATGCGAAGCATGGCCCCGGCGAACGTCGAGGAACTCGTCGCCGACGTCCGCGGCGCCATGACCAGGGTCCAGGAGTGA
- a CDS encoding SAM-dependent methyltransferase, which produces MLKHLLHRVIRHGRLTVTTPSGEISAGQLDAGHHSGLLDVRVRIRTPRAVLKIATNPDLYLGEAYMDGDLVVERGSLYEFMELIASNIAALGHDPSPRIARWAGRLAGVVSQRNDPATSRANVAHHYDLSDGLYRVFLDEDLQYSCAYFRDPDDDIATAQSAKKQHIIAKLLLRPGQHVLDIGCGWGGLALSIARAAHVRVTGVTLSKEQLATARQRARTEGLEDRVDFQLIDYRRLQGQFDRIVSVGMFEHVGRPNYETYFGAIRRLLTPSGVALVHSIGKMHGPSPTSLWILKYIFPGGYIPALSEVLPAIERNALWITDLEVLRLHYAGTLRLWRERFMSRWPELSRTYDERFRRMWEFYLVGSEISFRYSGFMVFQVQLSRAIDALPTTREYIHEAEDFLRQQALTLADAAVAEKCL; this is translated from the coding sequence ATGCTGAAGCATCTCCTTCACCGGGTCATCCGCCACGGTCGCCTCACGGTGACCACGCCCTCGGGCGAGATTTCGGCCGGCCAGCTCGACGCCGGTCATCACTCGGGACTCCTCGACGTCCGCGTGCGGATCCGAACGCCGAGGGCGGTCCTCAAGATCGCCACGAATCCCGACCTTTACCTCGGGGAGGCTTACATGGACGGCGACCTCGTGGTGGAGCGGGGCAGCCTCTACGAGTTCATGGAACTGATCGCCTCGAACATCGCCGCGCTGGGCCACGATCCGAGTCCCAGGATCGCGCGGTGGGCCGGCCGGCTCGCGGGGGTCGTCTCCCAGCGTAACGATCCTGCGACGTCTCGGGCGAACGTCGCGCACCACTATGACCTGTCGGATGGACTCTATCGCGTCTTCCTGGATGAGGACCTGCAATACTCCTGCGCTTACTTCCGCGACCCGGACGACGATATCGCGACGGCTCAATCCGCCAAGAAGCAGCACATCATCGCGAAGCTGCTGCTCAGGCCCGGCCAGCACGTGCTCGACATAGGTTGTGGATGGGGCGGATTGGCGTTGTCCATCGCCCGGGCGGCGCACGTGCGCGTGACGGGCGTGACGCTCTCGAAGGAGCAGCTCGCGACGGCGCGCCAGCGCGCGAGGACGGAGGGTCTGGAGGACCGGGTCGATTTCCAGCTCATCGATTACCGACGGCTGCAGGGGCAGTTCGACCGCATCGTCTCGGTCGGCATGTTCGAACACGTGGGACGTCCGAACTATGAAACCTACTTCGGCGCGATCAGACGGCTCCTGACCCCTTCCGGGGTGGCGTTGGTGCACTCCATCGGCAAGATGCATGGCCCTTCCCCCACCAGTCTCTGGATATTGAAGTACATCTTCCCGGGTGGTTATATCCCAGCCCTGTCCGAGGTCTTGCCGGCCATCGAGCGCAACGCATTGTGGATCACCGACCTTGAAGTGCTACGACTCCACTATGCCGGGACTTTGCGCCTCTGGCGCGAACGCTTCATGAGTCGTTGGCCCGAACTCAGCCGGACGTACGACGAGCGCTTCCGTCGCATGTGGGAATTCTACCTCGTGGGCAGCGAGATCTCCTTCCGATACTCCGGTTTCATGGTGTTCCAGGTCCAGCTGTCGAGGGCGATCGATGCATTGCCGACGACCCGCGAATACATCCATGAGGCGGAGGATTTCCTGCGTCAGCAAGCCTTGACCCTGGCCGACGCCGCCGTGGCGGAGAAGTGCCTCTGA
- a CDS encoding universal stress protein, protein MFLRDVTVYLDPGPETHRRLGIAATLAKAHDACLTGVDLSAAVSSRVGFRAARGALRAAFQAKASEMGIRSIYREVDVDAIEDGDPRCAASDLIVVTRGDGRDGSSPSADLPERLLMTAGAPILVLPRGWEGSGPVGRRPIVAWDGSGEATRAAHDALPLLRRSERTSVFVFEDDSDGNAAGLHVFAAHLRRHEVPTVVIGQRSGPHGRATPALLAHVEAEGGDLIVAGAYGHPRVAERLFGGATRELLAGAPVPLLMSH, encoded by the coding sequence ATGTTCTTGCGGGACGTTACTGTCTACCTCGATCCCGGACCGGAGACTCACCGACGCCTCGGGATAGCGGCGACCCTGGCCAAGGCGCATGATGCGTGCCTCACCGGTGTGGATCTGTCCGCGGCGGTGTCCAGCCGGGTCGGATTCCGAGCCGCGCGTGGTGCGCTTCGCGCGGCGTTCCAGGCGAAGGCTTCGGAGATGGGCATCAGATCGATCTATCGCGAGGTCGACGTCGATGCGATCGAGGACGGCGACCCCCGGTGCGCCGCCTCGGACCTGATCGTCGTCACGCGGGGTGATGGGCGCGACGGGTCCTCCCCGTCGGCGGATCTCCCGGAACGCCTGCTCATGACCGCCGGCGCTCCCATCCTCGTCCTTCCCCGTGGTTGGGAGGGGTCCGGTCCGGTCGGACGCCGCCCCATCGTGGCGTGGGACGGAAGCGGCGAGGCGACCCGCGCGGCCCACGATGCATTGCCGCTCCTCCGGCGGTCGGAACGAACTTCGGTGTTCGTGTTCGAGGACGACTCGGACGGGAATGCGGCCGGCCTTCATGTCTTCGCGGCGCACCTCCGGCGGCACGAGGTGCCGACCGTCGTGATCGGTCAACGGAGTGGACCTCATGGGAGGGCCACCCCCGCCCTCCTGGCCCACGTCGAAGCGGAAGGTGGCGATCTGATCGTGGCCGGCGCCTACGGTCATCCACGGGTGGCCGAGCGCCTGTTCGGCGGGGCGACGCGCGAACTGCTCGCGGGAGCCCCGGTCCCCCTGCTCATGTCCCATTGA
- the ppa gene encoding inorganic diphosphatase encodes MNIDLIPIGRDAPEEFNAVIEVPVGGEPVKYEFDKATGALFVDRFLQTAMRCPGNYGFIPRTLSEDGDPCDVLVLGDHPVMPGAVVAVRPIGVLRMSDENGPDEKVVAVPATRVTRDFERIASIDDLPVSLCERIEHYFAHYKDLEAGKWVTLGGWEGPDAARSMVRAAIDRHGASANKGS; translated from the coding sequence ATGAACATCGACCTGATACCGATCGGACGGGATGCGCCGGAGGAGTTCAACGCGGTCATCGAGGTCCCGGTCGGGGGCGAGCCGGTCAAATACGAGTTCGACAAGGCGACCGGCGCCCTTTTCGTCGACAGATTCCTGCAAACCGCGATGCGGTGTCCCGGCAACTACGGCTTCATCCCGCGCACGCTGTCGGAGGACGGCGATCCATGTGACGTCCTGGTGCTCGGGGATCATCCGGTGATGCCGGGTGCGGTCGTGGCCGTGCGACCGATCGGGGTGCTCCGAATGAGCGACGAGAACGGCCCCGACGAGAAGGTCGTCGCCGTGCCGGCCACACGGGTGACGCGTGATTTCGAGCGCATCGCCTCCATCGACGACCTTCCGGTCTCGCTCTGCGAACGGATCGAGCACTACTTCGCCCACTACAAGGATCTCGAAGCAGGCAAGTGGGTCACGCTCGGGGGGTGGGAGGGACCGGACGCGGCTCGATCCATGGTCCGGGCGGCCATCGATCGGCACGGTGCATCGGCGAACAAGGGATCGTGA
- a CDS encoding universal stress protein, protein MLASRPGARACLEAAFAAAAAIPEAEVSALHVRIDPRTTILPTEEMLTDVRRREIESFEAKLHDDLRATFDVVSDALGPASFRWVDGHGTETASVVEHAREAALVVLALPPSHHAGEAQEAEHAALFDAGRPLLLVPHAYERAPVRRIAVAWHDDEKCRGAVTGVEPWLRRATTVEVLAIGDGDASVLEPARALMDSLEVKADFRVLDRGGATVGERLLSEAAHADWLVMGAFRRGRVLDWFLDSATEVVIHDLRIPVVMRH, encoded by the coding sequence GTGCTGGCGAGCCGGCCCGGCGCCCGTGCTTGCCTCGAGGCGGCGTTCGCCGCGGCCGCCGCCATCCCCGAGGCCGAGGTCTCGGCGCTCCACGTGCGGATCGATCCCCGGACCACCATCCTTCCGACTGAGGAGATGCTCACCGATGTTCGGCGGCGCGAGATCGAGTCGTTCGAGGCGAAGTTGCACGACGATCTTCGGGCGACCTTCGACGTCGTCTCCGACGCCCTGGGTCCCGCATCATTCCGCTGGGTCGACGGCCATGGGACCGAGACGGCGAGCGTCGTGGAGCATGCCCGCGAGGCCGCGCTGGTCGTCCTGGCGCTCCCACCTTCGCACCATGCCGGGGAGGCGCAGGAAGCGGAGCACGCCGCCCTGTTCGACGCGGGCAGACCCTTGCTGCTCGTCCCGCACGCCTACGAGCGGGCGCCCGTCCGACGGATCGCCGTGGCGTGGCACGACGACGAGAAGTGCCGGGGGGCCGTGACGGGGGTGGAACCCTGGTTGAGGCGTGCGACGACGGTGGAAGTCCTGGCGATCGGCGATGGCGACGCAAGCGTCCTGGAGCCGGCTCGCGCCCTCATGGACTCCTTGGAGGTCAAGGCGGATTTCAGGGTGCTCGACCGCGGTGGAGCGACGGTCGGCGAACGTCTCCTCTCCGAGGCCGCCCACGCCGACTGGCTCGTGATGGGGGCGTTCCGCCGCGGGCGTGTGCTGGACTGGTTCCTCGACAGCGCCACCGAGGTCGTGATCCACGACCTGAGGATACCGGTGGTCATGCGGCATTGA
- a CDS encoding clostripain-related cysteine peptidase — protein sequence MIFMNGKNNLEPDALDNFHDMAKVGSSDHVNFVVELGRPKRVPHVTDARDGDWSGVRRYLVSKGSSPVVAQSLLDVGAGGGDVDMGRPKALAEFLHWARTEFPARHYMLVMWNHGQGWRLQLAGGGATPAGSSSGVGAAPVTPGAVPKIVGGFRAISSDDDTGSILYNREVQDVVAREFGSDRLDVLGFDACLMAMVETAYAFAPTVDVLVASEELEPGPGWPYAAWMARLVADPESSAAALGTHLVDAYHEEYRDDYLTTLSALSLPGLRTDLSGISPLADALRFGGGKGIAELRTARVGLASYGAPMRTSVDLVALLDRFGALTRDARLKARAGALRGAVMRHVIANYASTRSARPSDRAPYGSDGLAIYFPESRKAFLADYFHDGYSKRNQDRPVDFVRRETWSELIAKLMTPR from the coding sequence ATGATCTTCATGAACGGCAAGAACAACCTGGAGCCGGACGCGCTCGACAACTTCCACGACATGGCCAAGGTGGGCAGCTCCGACCACGTCAACTTCGTCGTCGAGCTCGGTCGCCCGAAGAGGGTACCGCACGTGACCGACGCCCGGGATGGGGATTGGTCCGGGGTCCGTCGATACCTCGTCTCCAAGGGCTCATCCCCGGTCGTCGCCCAATCCCTGCTCGACGTGGGCGCAGGGGGCGGCGACGTCGACATGGGGAGGCCGAAGGCGCTCGCGGAGTTCCTGCACTGGGCTCGGACCGAGTTCCCCGCCCGACATTACATGTTGGTGATGTGGAACCACGGCCAGGGCTGGCGTCTGCAACTCGCGGGCGGAGGAGCGACTCCGGCGGGATCATCGAGTGGGGTCGGGGCCGCCCCCGTCACGCCCGGCGCCGTTCCGAAGATCGTCGGCGGCTTCCGCGCCATATCGAGCGACGACGACACGGGCTCGATCCTCTACAACCGCGAGGTGCAGGACGTCGTCGCCCGGGAGTTCGGGAGCGACAGACTCGACGTGCTCGGCTTCGACGCCTGCCTCATGGCGATGGTGGAGACCGCGTACGCGTTCGCCCCGACCGTCGACGTGCTGGTCGCCAGCGAGGAGTTGGAGCCCGGGCCGGGGTGGCCGTACGCCGCTTGGATGGCGCGCCTGGTGGCCGACCCCGAGTCCTCCGCCGCAGCCTTGGGAACTCACCTCGTGGACGCTTACCACGAGGAGTACCGCGATGATTACCTCACCACGCTGTCGGCGCTGAGCCTCCCCGGGTTGAGGACGGATCTGTCGGGCATCTCCCCCCTGGCGGACGCGCTCCGCTTCGGCGGGGGAAAGGGAATCGCCGAACTGCGGACCGCCAGGGTCGGCCTGGCGTCGTACGGAGCCCCCATGCGCACGTCCGTCGACCTCGTGGCGCTGCTCGACCGCTTCGGCGCGCTGACGCGCGACGCCCGCCTCAAGGCGCGGGCGGGCGCCCTACGGGGCGCCGTCATGCGGCACGTGATCGCGAACTACGCGAGCACCCGCAGCGCCCGTCCGTCGGACCGTGCACCGTACGGTTCCGACGGACTGGCCATCTACTTCCCCGAGTCGCGCAAGGCGTTCCTGGCCGACTACTTCCACGACGGCTACTCCAAGCGCAACCAGGACAGGCCCGTCGACTTCGTGCGGCGTGAGACTTGGTCCGAACTGATCGCCAAGCTCATGACGCCACGATGA
- a CDS encoding universal stress protein has translation MCLVDMVLCVDSTTDSWAVSLNRAVDHAAALRAHLAIIDVAALDDAVPKTDPRTFDLDMEARTALRGKQVDGRLIHDGSDGASWLDHVQASDLILASPDDRAYPAVPSFLPTLLRSSGVPVLLEPEPAQGSLPGRRILVPWTADRACARALHDCLPLLRRAEEVTLLHRRSDGHAPRDCVEGVSDHLARHGIRSRVEWTEGADALDSHELTSRASRSGADLIVLGLGGPSHWPQPIIPGPIDALLHRSQVALFLSP, from the coding sequence ATGTGTCTGGTGGACATGGTCCTATGCGTGGACTCGACGACGGATTCCTGGGCGGTGTCGTTGAACCGAGCCGTCGACCACGCCGCGGCACTGCGGGCGCATCTCGCCATCATCGACGTCGCCGCCCTGGACGACGCGGTCCCGAAGACCGATCCGCGCACCTTCGACCTCGACATGGAGGCGAGGACGGCGTTGCGCGGTAAGCAAGTCGACGGTCGCCTCATCCACGACGGCTCGGACGGAGCTTCCTGGCTCGATCACGTCCAGGCGTCGGACCTCATCCTGGCGTCCCCGGACGATCGTGCCTACCCCGCCGTCCCCTCCTTCCTTCCGACCCTCCTCAGGAGTTCGGGCGTTCCGGTGCTCCTCGAACCCGAACCAGCCCAAGGCTCCCTCCCCGGCCGGCGCATCCTCGTGCCGTGGACGGCGGATCGTGCCTGTGCACGCGCGCTCCATGACTGCCTCCCCCTGCTTCGCCGGGCGGAAGAGGTCACCCTGCTCCATCGCCGTTCCGACGGGCATGCGCCCCGTGACTGCGTCGAGGGAGTCTCCGACCACCTGGCGCGGCATGGGATCCGTTCCCGCGTCGAGTGGACCGAGGGCGCCGACGCGCTCGACTCCCACGAGTTGACGTCTCGGGCGTCCCGCTCGGGAGCCGACCTGATCGTGCTCGGCCTCGGCGGACCGTCGCATTGGCCGCAGCCGATCATCCCGGGCCCCATCGATGCGCTGTTGCACCGATCGCAGGTCGCTTTGTTCCTGTCCCCTTGA
- a CDS encoding catalase, whose protein sequence is MTHDTGYAPPQGGGAHDASTHASTGTAKTEALKRDTIEPREAMTSNQGLKISDDQNSEKAGVRGGSLLEDFLLREKITAFDHERIPERVVHARGAGAHGYFESYEDLSDITMAAPFAAKGKRTPIFTRFSTVAGSRGSADTPRDVRGFAVKFYTEAGVWDLVGNDIPVFFINDAIKFPDLIHAVKPEPHIEIPQAASAHDTFWDFASLSPELSHMIMWVMSDRGLPRSFAHMEGFGVHTWRLVDAKGGSRFVKFHWKPVKGVHSQVWDEAQKTAGKDPDYQRREMFESIERGDFLEWELGLQIVEEKDEFAFDFDLLDDTKLIPEELVPVRIVGRMVLNRNPDNYFAETEQVAFCVSHVVPGIDFTNDPMLQGRLHSYLDTQLRRVGPNFAELPINRPLNPVSNGRRDGFARNTIHKGRVSYFPSALGGTHPMHQPEAVDAFRSYAEKVDGHKIRARSKSFTDYFTQATMFFNSLAAWEKKHLIEGIAFELNQCETKAVPKAVMANLLVNIHPDLAAGVAEQTGLDIEECKRAAPKPVATAVAEPKEMPSGRLKVDRSPALSQDKPAKGIKGRKVAVLAGNGVDGEQLGALRSALEARGAVIEVIAAHGGTITCSLGKSVKVDRPAVNAPSVIYDAVAVPGGASAGVLAKTGLALAFVAEAFKHGKPLAFMGEGAALIAKAHLPVPAAGAPEQGVTAGSAAEAVDALVKGLEKHRYHDRDIEAVAA, encoded by the coding sequence ATGACCCACGACACCGGCTACGCCCCTCCCCAGGGCGGCGGCGCGCACGACGCGTCCACGCACGCATCGACCGGGACGGCCAAGACCGAGGCGCTGAAGCGCGACACGATCGAGCCGCGCGAGGCCATGACCTCCAACCAGGGCCTGAAGATCTCGGACGACCAGAACTCCGAGAAGGCCGGCGTGCGCGGCGGCTCGCTGCTCGAGGACTTCCTCCTGCGCGAGAAGATCACCGCCTTCGACCACGAGCGCATCCCGGAGCGCGTGGTCCACGCCCGCGGCGCGGGCGCGCACGGCTACTTCGAATCCTACGAGGACCTCAGCGACATCACCATGGCGGCGCCCTTCGCGGCCAAGGGCAAGCGCACGCCGATCTTCACGCGCTTCTCGACGGTCGCGGGCTCGCGCGGTTCGGCCGACACGCCGCGCGACGTTCGCGGCTTCGCGGTGAAGTTCTACACCGAGGCCGGCGTGTGGGACCTCGTCGGCAACGACATACCGGTCTTCTTCATCAACGACGCGATCAAGTTCCCCGACCTGATCCACGCCGTGAAGCCCGAGCCGCACATCGAGATCCCGCAGGCGGCCTCGGCGCACGACACGTTCTGGGACTTCGCCTCGCTCTCCCCCGAGCTCTCCCACATGATCATGTGGGTGATGAGCGACCGCGGGCTGCCGCGCTCCTTCGCACACATGGAGGGCTTCGGCGTCCACACCTGGCGCCTCGTGGACGCCAAGGGCGGCAGCCGCTTCGTCAAGTTCCACTGGAAGCCCGTCAAGGGCGTGCATTCCCAGGTGTGGGACGAGGCGCAGAAGACGGCCGGCAAGGACCCGGACTACCAACGCCGCGAGATGTTCGAGTCGATCGAGCGCGGCGACTTCCTCGAATGGGAGCTCGGCCTGCAGATCGTCGAGGAGAAGGACGAGTTCGCCTTCGACTTCGACCTGCTCGACGACACCAAGCTGATCCCCGAGGAGCTCGTGCCCGTCCGCATCGTCGGCAGGATGGTGCTGAACCGCAATCCGGACAACTACTTCGCCGAAACCGAGCAGGTGGCCTTCTGCGTGAGCCACGTGGTGCCGGGCATCGACTTCACCAACGACCCGATGCTGCAGGGGCGCCTGCATTCCTACCTCGACACGCAGCTGCGCCGCGTCGGCCCGAACTTCGCCGAGCTGCCGATCAACCGGCCGCTGAACCCGGTGTCGAACGGGCGTCGCGACGGCTTCGCCCGCAACACGATCCACAAGGGCCGCGTGAGCTACTTCCCGAGCGCGCTCGGCGGCACCCACCCCATGCACCAGCCCGAGGCGGTCGACGCCTTCCGCTCCTACGCGGAGAAGGTCGACGGCCACAAGATCCGCGCCCGCTCGAAGAGCTTCACCGACTACTTCACCCAGGCGACGATGTTCTTCAACTCGCTGGCCGCGTGGGAGAAGAAGCACCTCATCGAGGGCATCGCCTTCGAGCTGAACCAGTGCGAGACCAAGGCGGTGCCGAAGGCCGTGATGGCGAACCTCCTCGTCAACATCCATCCCGACCTCGCGGCCGGCGTGGCGGAGCAGACGGGCCTCGACATCGAGGAGTGCAAGCGCGCCGCCCCGAAGCCCGTGGCGACCGCGGTCGCCGAGCCGAAGGAGATGCCGAGCGGCCGCCTCAAGGTTGACCGTTCGCCGGCGCTGTCGCAGGACAAGCCCGCGAAGGGCATCAAGGGCCGCAAGGTCGCGGTGCTGGCCGGGAACGGCGTCGACGGCGAGCAGCTCGGCGCGCTGCGCTCCGCGCTGGAGGCGCGGGGCGCGGTGATCGAGGTGATCGCGGCGCACGGCGGCACGATCACCTGCTCGCTCGGCAAGAGCGTCAAGGTGGACCGGCCGGCGGTCAACGCGCCCTCGGTGATCTACGACGCCGTGGCGGTGCCGGGCGGCGCGTCGGCCGGGGTGCTGGCCAAGACCGGGCTCGCGCTCGCCTTCGTGGCCGAAGCCTTCAAGCACGGCAAGCCGCTCGCCTTCATGGGCGAGGGCGCGGCGCTGATCGCCAAGGCGCACCTGCCGGTGCCGGCCGCGGGCGCCCCCGAGCAGGGCGTGACGGCGGGCTCGGCCGCGGAGGCTGTGGACGCGCTGGTCAAGGGCCTGGAGAAGCACCGCTACCACGACCGCGACATCGAGGCCGTGGCGGCCTGA